The Microbulbifer sp. TB1203 nucleotide sequence TTTGATGATCCTTGAAATTACAATTCAGAACTTGTATTGCGCGCTCAATGCGAAAGATGATCCCGGCTTCTCCTCGAATACGATCACGTCGCTGCGCTCAATCTCGATGGACTCGTCAAGCAGGTTCTGCAGCTTCGCCTTGATGGTCATCTCGTTGCTGGGATACCAGGAGTAAGTCAGATCCAGCGAGTGAAACGGCTGCTCGAAGGCATCTGGTGCGCCGTTTCGGCCAGCCAGATACAGGCGTTCACCAAAGACGTTGTAGCCCAGAGTGGCGGAGTGACTGCCGTTCGGAGAGTCGAAACCCACCAGCATATTGACCACATACTCGGAAGCACCAGCCATTTCGCGCACTTGGTTAGTCGGTGCGTCGGCTTCTATGCCGGCCACCAACTCCGAATCCTGCAGGGTCAGGTTGCCCTGTATGAAGAAGATCTCCATAAGGCCGCCCATGAAACCCAAGCTCTTCATACCCTCTATCTCGACACCGGTAATTTCACCGGACTCGGCGTTAACAATTTCGCGGAGCTGGTTGGTATCACTGGTAGCCGCTTCGAAAAATTCGATTGGATCGGTAATATCCTTGTAGAAGGCGGAGATGGTCAGGCTGTCCCCGCTGTCGAAGAACCATTCTCCACGAACATCGTAGTTGTTGATCTCCGACGGGCGCACATTGGCATTCCCCTTAACCTGTTCGTCCGTTATCGGATCTATATAGATAGCGTCGGTAATTTCGCGCAGATCCGGGCGCACGGCGGTTTTCGAAGCACCGAAACGCAACTGGAAAGTCTCCGCCCATAGGGAACCCATGTAGGTCAGGGAGAGCGACGGGTAAACGTCGTCCTGCACATAAACGGCCCGCTCCAGCTCATCCGGGTCGGTTGGAATCTGCGGGTCGGCGGGAGTGTAGCCGTAGGGGTTCCACTCCAACGCCACCTGATTGTAATCCTCCCAGCGGGCACCGGCGGAGAGACGCCAGGTTTCATTGAAGGTCCAGTCGAACTTGCCGTACACGGCGTCGGTGGTGGTGGCGGCGATATAGCTTTGCTTGTTGCTGCCGGCCCGGTCGAACACAAAATTGTTGTCCGTACCGGTGATATTCTCATCGCCGAACACCTGATCCAGTGGTCCACCCAGGATGGAATCGTCGGCGACGCTGAAAATATCCAAGCGCAACTGTGTCTGCTTGTAGGTGCGGCCCTTTTCCGTGCGGGCAAAGCCGCCGCTCAGCTCCAGAGTGGAAGCGGAAAATTCCAGCGGCAAGGTGGCGGACCAGCCGTAGTTACGCACCTCGTCTTCCAGTTCCGTAAAACGGAAGTCCGCACTGCGGGAGCCGGTGCTCACGACAGAGCGGATGGTCTCACCGGTAGCCGGGTCGGTGATATTGTCCGAGTACACATTGACTTCATTCGGAATATCCGTGGTGGCCGCAGCATCCGTATAGAACCAATCGACCCGCAGCTCTTCCGGTACCCAGTCCAGCATGCCACCGGGAACCATTGCTTTGCTTTGCAGGCCGAGGGAGTGACTGCCTTTGACCTGATTGACCAGCATTTCCCGCTCTTCATACTTCAATGCGTATTCACGGAAGCCCAGGCCGTCGGAAATCTCCCGGTTTTCGTTGAAATAGTCGCTGATGGAAGTTTCGTCATCGGTATTGCGCAGGAACAGAGTAGTTGCCTCCACCTCGTGTTCGTCGGCGAAGCGCACCCCGATATTCAGGTTGCCGCTCATATTCACCGCATAAGTGGATTCGTTGCGGGTATCGGTACGTTCCTCCGGGAAACCGTGACTCCGCTTGATACGCTCCGTTTCCCGCCATTGGCTTTTGTAGGAACCGCCGGCCAGGAAGCCCAGTTCCCACTGCTCACCAAAGTAGAAGCGGTTGCCCACACTGGTCTTGATGTCCATATCCGGATCGCTGGAATCCTCTTCGACGGCGATGTCCCGGTTCAGATTCAGAGCCAGTTCCCGGTTCAGTGCCTGGGCTGCCGCCTCGGCCTCCTGCTCCGTGGCATACTCGTTGCCTTCGGCAATCAACGCCCTGCGGATACCCGCTACGCTCAGATCGCCCCTGAAACGCTGCATCGCGGCCTTGATATTGCCGGACAGGGCGCGGGTGCCGTCGTCAGTCCCGAACTCATCGTCGCTTCCACCGGAATAGCTCAATACGTCACCATCGGTCTCGGTGTTCATACCGGTGCCGATTTCAATCGAGTAGGTCAGAGCATCCGGAATGC carries:
- a CDS encoding TonB-dependent receptor domain-containing protein; amino-acid sequence: MVKNEKFQRAPLVLAIAAASSLTPQVWAQVEMDDVQAPQAQQIEEVMVQGRLRDSAEMLVSERLEEEVVTDILGSEMIGRVGDSTVAAALRRVSGLSLVNDKFVYVRGLGERYSSTTLNGATVPSPDLSRNVIPLDLFPTSVVESLAVQKSYSADKAASFGGGNVDIRTKGIPDALTYSIEIGTGMNTETDGDVLSYSGGSDDEFGTDDGTRALSGNIKAAMQRFRGDLSVAGIRRALIAEGNEYATEQEAEAAAQALNRELALNLNRDIAVEEDSSDPDMDIKTSVGNRFYFGEQWELGFLAGGSYKSQWRETERIKRSHGFPEERTDTRNESTYAVNMSGNLNIGVRFADEHEVEATTLFLRNTDDETSISDYFNENREISDGLGFREYALKYEEREMLVNQVKGSHSLGLQSKAMVPGGMLDWVPEELRVDWFYTDAAATTDIPNEVNVYSDNITDPATGETIRSVVSTGSRSADFRFTELEDEVRNYGWSATLPLEFSASTLELSGGFARTEKGRTYKQTQLRLDIFSVADDSILGGPLDQVFGDENITGTDNNFVFDRAGSNKQSYIAATTTDAVYGKFDWTFNETWRLSAGARWEDYNQVALEWNPYGYTPADPQIPTDPDELERAVYVQDDVYPSLSLTYMGSLWAETFQLRFGASKTAVRPDLREITDAIYIDPITDEQVKGNANVRPSEINNYDVRGEWFFDSGDSLTISAFYKDITDPIEFFEAATSDTNQLREIVNAESGEITGVEIEGMKSLGFMGGLMEIFFIQGNLTLQDSELVAGIEADAPTNQVREMAGASEYVVNMLVGFDSPNGSHSATLGYNVFGERLYLAGRNGAPDAFEQPFHSLDLTYSWYPSNEMTIKAKLQNLLDESIEIERSDVIVFEEKPGSSFALSAQYKF